Part of the Geobacter pickeringii genome, GTCTGCTGAAATTTTATTGTAAAATTTCAGCTTTTCCGGGCGGCACTCAGCCGCAGCTCCTTGCTCCGGGTCGGACCGGAGCTACTAAACCGTGAGGAGGATCACACAATGGTAAGGAAGTACGAGACGATCATCATCGTCCAGCCAGACCTCGGCGACGAAGAGCTCAAAGGGTTCTCCGCCAAGGTAACGGACATCATCGCCACAATGAAAGGCGATCTCCACCGGCTGGAGGACTGGGGGGTGCGCAAGCTTGCCTACCCGCTGAAGAAGAGCCAGCGGGGCCGCTACTACTATGTCCGCTTCGACGCGGATGCAGCCCTCATCGCCGAGCTTGAGCGCCGGCTGCGCCTCGACGACAAGGTTCTGCGGTACCAGAGCGTCAAGCTCGAGAAAGAGCCCGCCGCTCCCGCCCCGAAGGCCGTTGTCGCAGAAGAGGCTCCGGCTGCTGAAGCCGTTCCCGCCAGCGAATAAGATGATCGGAGGACTACGATAGATGAGCGAAGAGAGAACTGAAAGACCCGAAAGAAGTGAACGTCCTCAGCAGAGAAGCAACGGTCCGCGCAAGCGGCGGCCGTTTCAGCGCCGGAAGGTATGCCGCTTCTGTGCGGACAAGAACATCACCATCGACTACAAGGACCCCCGGGTCCTCCGCTCGTTCATTACCGAGCGGGGCAAAATCATCCCCCGCCGGATCTCGGGCAACTGCTCGAAGCATCAGCGGGAGATCACCGAGGCGATCAAGCGGGCGCGCAACATTGCCCTGATTCCGATCGCTTCCGCCCACGTCATGGCGTAGGTGACCGTCGGTCGATGAGCAGCGACACGAAGGGCACCCTCCTTGACATCCTCAAGGGGGGTGTCGTTTCAGCCATCCTCTACGCCGCCTTCCTGAGCCTTCCGGTCTTCGGTCTTGCTGCTGCTGTTGTAACCCCGTTTCCCGTGCTCTACATTGGCCTCAAACGGGGCATGGGGACTGGAGCCGGCGTGGCGTTGCTGGCAGCGGCGCTCGTGACGCTGGTGGGAGGCCCGCTGGCGTCCGTGCTCTATGTCGTTCAGGCAGCCCTCCTGGCGCTGGTTCTGGCCTGGGGCATCACGCGGGGCTACAGCGCCAGCCGGTCAATAGCGACGGCGGTACTGGTTGTTCTTGGTGTTACTGCCGCCCTTGCGGCGCTGTATGCCGTGGCAAGCGGGATCGACCTGCACGGAAAGGTTGTTGCGGCGATTCGCGGCAGCATCGCCCAATCCCTTGCCCTCTATGAAAAGAAGGGGATCAAGGGAGATGAGCTGAAGCCGTTTCGGGAAACGCTGGAGCAGGGAGGGGAGATGCTCTCCCAGCTCTATCCGGCGCTCCTCCTGATCTGCCAGTCAATTGTGGCC contains:
- the rpsR gene encoding 30S ribosomal protein S18, with translation MSEERTERPERSERPQQRSNGPRKRRPFQRRKVCRFCADKNITIDYKDPRVLRSFITERGKIIPRRISGNCSKHQREITEAIKRARNIALIPIASAHVMA
- a CDS encoding YybS family protein: MSSDTKGTLLDILKGGVVSAILYAAFLSLPVFGLAAAVVTPFPVLYIGLKRGMGTGAGVALLAAALVTLVGGPLASVLYVVQAALLALVLAWGITRGYSASRSIATAVLVVLGVTAALAALYAVASGIDLHGKVVAAIRGSIAQSLALYEKKGIKGDELKPFRETLEQGGEMLSQLYPALLLICQSIVAGINVLLLRRFAGRLPESVRFAPFSSFRNPDYLVWAAIVAGFSLLVDNSVVTTAALNILTVAGFLYFMQGLAIAKHYFATYSVPALFRYLFYAMLVMQAYLVIAVALLGLFDLWADFRRPRKPKNL
- the rpsF gene encoding 30S ribosomal protein S6, with the translated sequence MVRKYETIIIVQPDLGDEELKGFSAKVTDIIATMKGDLHRLEDWGVRKLAYPLKKSQRGRYYYVRFDADAALIAELERRLRLDDKVLRYQSVKLEKEPAAPAPKAVVAEEAPAAEAVPASE